A stretch of the Papaver somniferum cultivar HN1 chromosome 6, ASM357369v1, whole genome shotgun sequence genome encodes the following:
- the LOC113291765 gene encoding putative F-box protein At2g02030, which yields MKQCIMIPKENRKILKVALGDHELTVCEILSRLPAKSLVRFKCVCKNWESLIQKDQLFSDLHFNRSQTHSCSGTTSLLIWVSSLWDRTERNERCLLSAELLLPYDSSGEGGGASVQRKIPLNIGVNPVSGVSMLNIVNGLVCLIDGDSHSTCVFNPSTRESTPWIKSMVIQKQEEQGGILKRDNKFSNYYWNKFGYDVATRDYKVVSLWSRIVGPTKTNWVCEIFSLRDKSWRLIDAVPSVLPFYLLRSVYANGSIYWFRADGTPLIVELNFVTEKFREISVPSPVITGFCNQYKTALVEVDGRLALFTKDVRPSYNYILRKKEHEDDVKMYVLYDDQDSTKNSTATCSTNYHWMPVSFAKPPFDWKQDMFPRDDFIIPIPGTDIFIVRPDDDFSFYYYNWKKKSYSRKFELNGTKSFFNKKSNNGERDHISFSTFTENLMPLN from the coding sequence ATGAAGCAATGCATCATGATACCCAAAGAGAATAGAAAGATACTCAAAGTTGCACTGGGTGATCATGAATTAACAGTCTGTGAGATATTGAGCAGACTCCCGGCCAAATCACTTGTAAGGTTCAAGTGTGTATGCAAAAATTGGGAATCTTTGATTCAAAAAGATCAACTCTTCAGTGATTTACACTTCAACCGGTCACAGACACACAGTTGTAGTGGTACTACCTCCCTTCTCATCTGGGTGTCATCTCTATGGGATAGGACTGAACGTAACGAACGGTGTTTGTTATCCGCGGAATTACTACTCCCATATGATAGCAGCGGTGAAGGAGGAGGAGCATCTGTTCAGAGGAAAATACCTCTCAATATAGGAGTTAATCCTGTTTCTGGAGTAAGCATGCTCAATATTGTCAATGGTTTGGTTTGTCTTATAGACGGCGATTCACATTCTACTTGTGTATTTAACCCTAGCACCAGAGAATCAACACCCTGGATCAAGTCGATGGTTATTCAAAAACAAGAAGAACAAGGTGGGATTTTAAAGCGTGATAATAAATTTAGTAATTATTATTGGAATAAATTCGGGTATGATGTTGCTACCAGGGACTACAAAGTGGTATCGCTTTGGAGTCGGATTGTAGGACCTACCAAGACAAATTGGGTGTGTGAGATCTTTAGCTTGAGAGACAAGTCATGGCGACTCATCGATGCAGTCCCATCAGTTCTTCCCTTCTACCTACTAAGATCTGTTTATGCAAATGGTTCCATATACTGGTTTCGTGCTGACGGTACACCGTTGATTGTTGAATTAAATTTTGTTACCGAAAAGTTTAGAGAAATCTCAGTTCCCAGTCCTGTCATCACTGGTTTCTGCAATCAATACAAGACTGCTTTAGTGGAAGTGGATGGCCGTTTAGCTCTATTTACCAAGGATGTACGCCCTAGTTACAATTACATATTGAGAAAGAAGGAACATGAGGATGACGTGAAGATGTATGTATTGTATGATGATCAAGACAGTACAAAGAACAGTACTGCTACTTGCAGTACTAATTATCACTGGATGCCGGTGTCCTTCGCAAAGCCACCTTTTGATTGGAAGCAAGATATGTTTCCGAGAGATGATTTTATTATACCCATTCCAGGAACAGACATATTCATCGTAAGACCGGATGACGATTTCTCCTTCTACTATTACAATTGGAAGAAGAAGAGCTATAGCAGGAAGTTTGAATTAAATGGAACCAAGTCTTTCTTCAATAAGAAATCCAATAATGGAGAACGTGATCATATCAGCTTCTCTACTTTCACGGAAAACCTCATGCCGCTAAATTAA